A window from Chitinophagales bacterium encodes these proteins:
- a CDS encoding oligosaccharide flippase family protein codes for MNKNLLKLFFSSGVQAISVQVLGVAFFVILSLVMPKEDFGIINWANAVAVTLTIVVSFGMDQVVLRRISASQTSDWTAVAFFFHSVVGSMVIFLVLWMASGIFTNVSNAGFYFLPWFFIAQAIIAIANPFKQYLNAKHNFAPYAIIAIVANILKLVLAWLVIRNNLLTVRSVYLVLIFCASLEFVALIIYVRYKKLSFKFRFSAYIKLIKESFHQYVATLFDSSLSRIDWILIGIISTNTMTAEYSFAYRAYEMARLPLSILGPIILSVFAKLLANNKTLDDSKSKDIKDLFTVEIFFAMLLPLILNIVWSPLLDYFFDGKYGSVNHTQFLILSVCIPFQFFINMLWSLGFSSKYYKPISIIIGSTSVLNLALNIFAIPFWGAEGAAVAYLVTTIVQLVGYYVLVSKRITRFSYMPFIKLLVITGGVYATCTYFIPNVAIRLICAVCLYVLVAFVSKTVTKKEIDKTLALVKK; via the coding sequence ATGAATAAAAACCTCCTGAAACTTTTCTTCTCTTCGGGTGTACAAGCTATTTCCGTTCAGGTGCTGGGGGTTGCATTCTTTGTCATACTGTCATTGGTGATGCCCAAAGAGGATTTTGGCATTATCAACTGGGCCAATGCGGTAGCTGTCACGCTTACGATAGTCGTCAGCTTCGGCATGGACCAGGTAGTTTTGAGGAGAATATCCGCGTCTCAAACCTCTGACTGGACCGCTGTAGCATTTTTCTTTCATTCTGTTGTTGGCTCCATGGTCATTTTCCTTGTATTGTGGATGGCTTCGGGCATATTTACGAATGTAAGCAATGCAGGATTCTATTTTTTGCCCTGGTTTTTTATTGCACAGGCCATCATTGCTATTGCCAATCCTTTTAAGCAGTACCTGAATGCCAAACATAATTTTGCTCCTTACGCTATCATTGCCATAGTTGCCAATATATTGAAACTGGTACTCGCCTGGCTGGTCATTCGCAACAACCTACTTACTGTTCGTTCAGTATACCTGGTATTGATATTCTGCGCTTCCCTCGAATTTGTCGCACTCATCATATATGTACGATACAAAAAACTAAGTTTCAAGTTCAGGTTCAGTGCCTATATTAAACTAATAAAAGAGTCGTTTCACCAATATGTCGCTACCTTGTTCGATTCCAGCCTGTCCCGTATCGACTGGATACTTATAGGTATCATCAGCACCAATACCATGACAGCAGAATATTCTTTTGCATACCGGGCTTATGAAATGGCCAGGCTGCCACTCAGCATTCTCGGCCCGATAATACTGAGTGTATTCGCTAAACTACTGGCAAACAATAAGACATTAGATGACTCAAAAAGCAAGGATATAAAAGACCTGTTTACAGTTGAGATATTCTTCGCAATGCTTTTGCCCCTTATCCTGAATATTGTATGGTCGCCATTGTTAGATTACTTTTTCGACGGAAAATACGGGTCTGTCAACCACACACAATTCCTGATATTGTCTGTATGCATTCCATTCCAGTTCTTTATCAATATGTTGTGGAGCCTGGGATTTTCCAGCAAATACTACAAACCTATCAGTATTATCATTGGGTCAACATCGGTTTTGAACCTGGCACTTAATATTTTTGCCATACCTTTCTGGGGAGCAGAAGGTGCAGCTGTTGCTTACCTGGTCACTACAATAGTTCAGTTGGTAGGGTATTATGTATTGGTGAGCAAACGAATAACACGTTTCTCGTACATGCCCTTTATCAAACTCCTGGTGATTACCGGTGGTGTATATGCAACATGTACTTATTTTATCCCTAATGTTGCCATCAGGTTAATATGTGCGGTGTGCTTATATGTTCTTGTTGCGTTTGTATCGAAAACAGTAACAAAAAAGGAAATTGACAAGACTCTGGCATTGGTGAAAAAGTAA
- a CDS encoding glycosyltransferase gives MSSNSLTVLLPTYNAGPYIKEAVDSILAQTYTDFEFLIIDDGSTDETAEILKSYSDPRITVVSQQNKGLITTLNEGILASKGDIIARMDADDVCLPDRLALQMDFLDKNPDYVLVGAEADIMDKDGNYLMPLIPIAHTYEEIQAKIDEKVPFIHPCVTFRKDAVIKAGLYPKNALDFEDHLLWKKLLAVGKVCNLRDRVLKVRFNPESVTIDERWRGKVFIDIRRRSIHNGYVSNEDAATLKKMMAEQNFKEYRQASYYAMIAKKHLWNNPNSKLARKNLAESIKHYPKNMVSYLLYAFSYLPGGLRKYIYNLLKKPY, from the coding sequence ATGAGCAGCAATAGCCTGACGGTACTATTACCTACATATAATGCGGGACCCTATATAAAGGAAGCAGTTGACAGCATCCTGGCACAGACGTATACAGATTTTGAGTTCCTGATCATTGATGATGGCTCAACAGACGAAACTGCCGAAATATTAAAATCATATTCAGACCCGCGTATCACAGTTGTCAGCCAGCAAAACAAAGGGCTGATAACTACACTGAACGAAGGTATACTTGCAAGCAAAGGAGATATTATTGCCCGTATGGATGCGGACGATGTGTGCCTGCCTGACAGGCTTGCTTTACAGATGGATTTCCTGGATAAAAACCCTGATTATGTGCTGGTAGGCGCAGAAGCTGATATTATGGACAAAGATGGGAATTACCTGATGCCGCTTATTCCCATTGCCCATACCTACGAAGAGATACAGGCCAAAATAGACGAGAAAGTACCGTTCATACATCCTTGTGTTACTTTCAGGAAAGATGCGGTGATAAAAGCAGGGTTATACCCTAAGAATGCCCTTGATTTTGAGGACCATTTACTCTGGAAGAAATTACTGGCGGTTGGCAAAGTATGCAACCTGCGTGACAGGGTTCTGAAAGTACGTTTCAACCCGGAATCTGTAACGATAGATGAAAGATGGAGAGGTAAAGTTTTTATTGACATCAGGAGACGTTCAATACACAATGGCTATGTAAGTAACGAAGATGCTGCAACCCTGAAAAAAATGATGGCTGAGCAGAACTTCAAAGAGTACAGGCAGGCTTCCTATTATGCTATGATAGCCAAAAAGCATCTGTGGAATAACCCCAATAGCAAGCTGGCAAGAAAAAACCTCGCAGAATCCATAAAACACTATCCAAAAAATATGGTATCGTACCTGTTATATGCATTCTCTTACCTGCCAGGCGGGTTGAGGAAATACATATATAATCTTTTGAAAAAGCCATATTGA
- a CDS encoding glycosyltransferase family 4 protein, producing the protein MKVAYISRSTLYSTPGGDTKQLDLTAHYLRALGVDVDIYLSNQDIDYSQYDLLHFFNIIRPADILMHAQKSGKPFVVSTIFLDYGEFEKQTRGGLMKWMNAIFSEDQIEYIKAIARWVKNGEKIRSNTYLFSGHRKSVKWVAQHAKILLPNSENEYRRLAAKYKIDRPYRVVPNGIDAQVADRVSKRNPKYENAILCVARIEGRKNQLNLIRALNNTQYKVFIHGKPSPNNVAYYEQCKREAADNIHFTTWLTEEELYEMYHSAKVHILPSYFETTGLSSLEAAVMGCNIVVTDKGDTKDYFDGYAWFCDPDSTESIKKAVDEAYAAPYNTEFRKKILTEYTWEKAAEETLAAYKQVLKD; encoded by the coding sequence ATGAAAGTAGCATACATTTCAAGGTCGACACTATACAGCACCCCCGGAGGAGATACCAAACAGTTGGATCTGACAGCACATTACCTGCGCGCACTTGGTGTGGATGTAGATATATACCTGAGCAACCAGGACATTGACTACAGCCAATATGACCTGCTGCACTTTTTCAATATCATACGCCCGGCCGATATCCTGATGCATGCACAAAAATCGGGTAAACCTTTCGTGGTATCAACCATATTCCTGGATTACGGAGAATTTGAAAAGCAAACCCGTGGCGGACTGATGAAGTGGATGAATGCTATCTTTTCAGAAGACCAGATAGAATATATAAAAGCTATCGCACGATGGGTAAAGAACGGCGAAAAGATACGCAGCAACACCTATTTATTCTCAGGGCACAGGAAGTCTGTAAAATGGGTGGCTCAACATGCAAAGATATTACTACCGAACTCGGAAAATGAATACCGCCGCCTGGCTGCAAAATATAAGATAGACCGCCCATACAGGGTGGTACCCAATGGCATAGACGCACAAGTGGCCGACAGGGTAAGCAAACGCAACCCAAAATATGAGAACGCCATACTATGTGTAGCACGTATTGAAGGACGCAAGAACCAGTTGAACCTGATACGGGCACTAAACAATACGCAATACAAAGTATTCATACACGGCAAACCTTCTCCCAACAACGTGGCTTATTATGAGCAATGCAAACGCGAGGCCGCTGATAATATCCATTTCACCACATGGCTGACAGAAGAAGAGTTGTATGAAATGTACCATTCTGCCAAAGTGCATATCCTTCCCAGCTATTTTGAAACCACAGGCCTTTCGTCTCTTGAAGCTGCTGTAATGGGTTGTAATATAGTTGTGACCGACAAAGGCGACACCAAGGACTACTTTGATGGTTATGCCTGGTTCTGTGATCCTGACAGTACCGAATCCATCAAAAAAGCGGTAGATGAAGCTTATGCTGCACCTTACAATACCGAATTCAGAAAAAAGATACTTACAGAATACACCTGGGAAAAAGCTGCCGAAGAAACACTGGCTGCCTATAAACAGGTTTTAAAAGATTAA
- a CDS encoding DUF1972 domain-containing protein produces the protein MRIGILGTRGIPNRYGGFEQCAEYLAAGLVKKGHKVWVYNSHDHEYKDDTWNGVNIIHCYDPEKKMGTAGQFIYDLNCIMDARKRRFDVLLQLGYTSNSIWYRLWPKSCKNVVNMDGLEWKRSKYSKRIQKFLKHAERWAALNADVLVADSPGIEQYLKETYNKPSHFIAYGADVFNDPYEPLLEKYDVKKFDYNMLMARMEPENNIETILKAHVQSGTGRPLLVIGKTENAFGQYLVATYGNKPGIRFLGGIYDITIINNLRYFSNLYFHGHSVGGTNPSLLEAMGSNSLIAAHDNVFNRAVLGEDAFYFANVDQLVDIIRKETSKTQHTQMLDNNHRKIRDQYNWPRIVDEYEQVLIAAAK, from the coding sequence TTGAGAATAGGCATACTGGGTACCCGGGGCATACCTAACAGGTATGGCGGATTTGAGCAATGTGCTGAATACCTGGCTGCAGGATTAGTGAAGAAAGGTCATAAAGTTTGGGTATACAACTCACACGACCATGAATACAAGGATGACACATGGAACGGAGTGAACATCATACATTGCTACGACCCTGAGAAGAAGATGGGTACTGCAGGCCAATTCATTTACGACCTGAATTGTATCATGGATGCCCGCAAACGCCGGTTTGACGTATTGCTGCAACTGGGTTACACCAGCAACAGCATATGGTACAGGCTGTGGCCCAAAAGCTGTAAGAACGTTGTGAATATGGACGGACTGGAGTGGAAACGCAGCAAATACAGCAAACGCATTCAGAAGTTCCTGAAACATGCTGAACGCTGGGCGGCTCTTAATGCTGATGTATTAGTAGCAGACTCACCCGGGATAGAACAATACCTTAAAGAGACCTATAACAAACCATCGCATTTCATAGCCTACGGGGCAGATGTATTTAATGACCCATACGAGCCGCTGCTTGAAAAGTACGATGTAAAAAAGTTTGACTACAATATGCTCATGGCACGTATGGAGCCCGAGAATAATATTGAGACCATCCTGAAAGCACATGTACAAAGCGGCACTGGCCGACCACTACTGGTAATAGGTAAAACTGAAAATGCATTCGGTCAATACCTGGTAGCTACCTATGGAAATAAACCCGGCATCCGTTTTCTTGGAGGTATTTATGACATCACCATCATTAACAACCTTCGTTATTTTTCTAACCTGTACTTCCATGGGCACTCGGTTGGTGGCACTAACCCTTCTTTACTGGAGGCCATGGGCAGCAATAGCCTAATAGCAGCACATGACAATGTGTTCAACCGCGCTGTACTTGGCGAAGATGCTTTTTACTTTGCCAATGTAGACCAACTGGTAGATATCATAAGAAAGGAAACATCAAAGACACAGCATACACAGATGCTGGACAATAACCACAGAAAAATACGCGACCAGTACAACTGGCCGCGCATTGTAGATGAATATGAGCAGGTGCTGATAGCGGCAGCTAAATAA
- a CDS encoding enoyl-CoA hydratase/isomerase family protein: MSQTEGYVNSSIENGIATIEFFHPASNSLPGVILNKLAETITEVGNNKKAIVVILKSAGDRAFCAGASFDELIAINDAEGGLQFFSGFAKVINAMRKCPKFIIGRIHGKAVGGGVGLAASVDYAIATEYAAVKLSELAVGIGPFVVGPAVERKMGLSAFSVLATDATEWRSADWAKDHGLYAEVYSNPDKMDEGITMLAAKLAKSSPEAMAELKKVYWQGTDHWDTLLTDRAAISGRLVLSDFTRNAINKFKAKA; encoded by the coding sequence ATGTCACAAACAGAAGGCTACGTAAACAGTAGTATAGAAAATGGAATTGCAACGATAGAGTTCTTTCACCCGGCCAGCAACTCACTGCCCGGCGTAATACTGAACAAACTGGCGGAGACCATAACAGAAGTAGGTAATAATAAAAAGGCTATAGTTGTCATCCTGAAAAGTGCAGGTGACAGAGCTTTTTGTGCTGGCGCTTCTTTTGACGAATTGATAGCTATTAATGATGCTGAAGGTGGATTGCAATTCTTCAGCGGATTTGCCAAAGTTATCAACGCTATGCGCAAGTGCCCTAAGTTCATCATTGGCAGGATACATGGTAAGGCAGTTGGCGGTGGAGTAGGTTTAGCTGCATCTGTTGATTACGCTATCGCGACAGAGTATGCGGCAGTAAAACTGAGTGAGCTGGCTGTAGGTATCGGACCATTTGTGGTAGGCCCTGCTGTTGAGCGTAAGATGGGTCTGTCCGCTTTCTCCGTATTGGCTACAGATGCAACAGAGTGGCGCTCCGCTGACTGGGCAAAAGATCACGGACTCTATGCCGAAGTATATTCTAATCCTGATAAGATGGATGAAGGTATTACAATGTTAGCCGCTAAACTTGCGAAGAGCAGTCCTGAAGCTATGGCAGAACTGAAGAAAGTATATTGGCAGGGTACAGACCATTGGGATACATTGCTCACAGACCGCGCTGCCATCAGTGGCAGGCTGGTATTGAGCGATTTTACCCGCAATGCCATCAATAAGTTTAAAGCAAAGGCATAG